A single region of the Motilibacter peucedani genome encodes:
- the pth gene encoding aminoacyl-tRNA hydrolase yields MTEATFLVVGLGNPGEEYAATRHNAGWLVLDVLAQRAGGRFSASRRCRADVLETRLGGPGGSRVVLAKPRSYMNESGGPVAALRDFYKIDPAHTVAVHDELDLPFGSLRLKFGGGDNGHNGLKSMRRSLGTGDFFRARFGIGRPPGRQDPADYVLKPFASAERKEVDVLAERAADAVEVLLAQGLEQAQQQFND; encoded by the coding sequence CTGACCGAGGCGACCTTCCTCGTCGTCGGCCTCGGCAACCCGGGAGAGGAGTACGCCGCCACCCGCCACAACGCGGGCTGGCTCGTGCTCGACGTCCTGGCGCAGCGGGCCGGGGGGCGCTTCAGCGCCTCCCGGCGCTGCCGTGCCGACGTGCTGGAGACCCGGCTCGGCGGGCCGGGCGGCTCGCGCGTCGTGCTGGCGAAGCCGCGCTCCTACATGAACGAGTCCGGCGGACCGGTGGCGGCCCTGCGCGACTTCTACAAGATCGACCCGGCGCACACCGTCGCGGTGCACGACGAGCTCGACCTGCCGTTCGGCTCCCTGCGGCTCAAGTTCGGCGGCGGCGACAACGGCCACAACGGGCTCAAGTCGATGCGCCGCTCGCTGGGCACCGGCGACTTCTTCCGGGCGCGCTTCGGCATCGGGCGCCCGCCCGGTCGCCAGGACCCCGCCGACTACGTGCTCAAGCCGTTCGCCTCCGCCGAGCGCAAGGAGGTCGACGTGCTCGCCGAGCGCGCGGCCGACGCCGTCGAGGTGCTGCTGGCCCAGGGCCTCGAGCAGGCGCAGCAGCAGTTCAACGACTGA
- a CDS encoding GDP-L-fucose synthase family protein: MSTAAPHAPGRLDRDAVTYVAGHRGLVGGAVWRHFEAEGFTRLVGRSSRELDLRDRDAVFAFFREVRPEVVVVAAAKVGGILANDTYPADFLSENLQIQVNLMDAAREQRTPRLLFLGSSCIYPKFAEQPIREDSLLTGALEPTNDAYAIAKIAGIMQVQSIRRQDDLHYISAMPTNLYGPGDNFDPKGSHVLPALIRRFHEAAEAGVPSVTCWGSGTPRREFLHVDDLARACLFLLENYDSPETINVGTGEDLTIRELAETVADVVGYTGTIEWDTSKPDGTPRKLLDVSRLEQLGWKPSVRLPDGLRSTYEWYLAHLETLRG; encoded by the coding sequence ATGTCGACCGCTGCACCGCACGCTCCTGGCCGTCTCGACCGCGACGCCGTCACCTACGTCGCCGGCCACCGCGGGCTGGTGGGCGGGGCGGTGTGGCGCCACTTCGAGGCCGAGGGCTTCACCCGCCTGGTCGGTCGCAGCTCGCGCGAGCTCGACCTGCGCGACCGCGACGCGGTGTTCGCGTTCTTCCGCGAGGTCCGTCCCGAGGTCGTCGTGGTGGCTGCGGCGAAGGTCGGCGGCATCCTCGCCAACGACACCTACCCCGCCGACTTCCTCAGCGAGAACCTGCAGATCCAGGTCAACCTGATGGACGCGGCCCGCGAGCAGCGCACCCCGCGCCTGCTGTTCCTCGGCTCGAGCTGCATCTACCCGAAGTTCGCCGAGCAGCCGATCCGCGAGGACTCCCTGCTGACCGGGGCCCTCGAGCCCACCAACGACGCCTACGCGATCGCGAAGATCGCCGGCATCATGCAGGTCCAGTCGATCCGCCGGCAGGACGACCTGCACTACATCTCGGCGATGCCGACCAACCTCTACGGCCCGGGCGACAACTTCGACCCGAAGGGCTCGCACGTGCTGCCGGCGCTGATCCGCCGCTTCCACGAGGCCGCGGAGGCCGGCGTGCCGAGCGTCACCTGCTGGGGCAGCGGCACCCCGCGCCGCGAGTTCCTGCACGTCGACGACCTCGCGCGGGCGTGCCTGTTCCTGCTCGAGAACTACGACTCGCCCGAGACCATCAACGTGGGCACCGGCGAGGACCTCACGATCCGCGAGCTGGCCGAGACCGTGGCCGACGTCGTCGGCTACACCGGCACCATCGAGTGGGACACCAGCAAGCCCGACGGCACGCCCCGCAAGCTGCTCGACGTCTCGCGCCTGGAGCAGCTGGGCTGGAAGCCGTCGGTGCGCCTGCCCGACGGGCTGCGCTCGACCTACGAGTGGTACCTCGCCCACCTCGAGACGCTGCGCGGCTGA
- a CDS encoding RNA polymerase sigma factor translates to MTPTDSSLLRSAGHDPAAFRALYERYAEALHGFFVRRTGEPDAALDLTAETFAQAWTHRHRFDDVHDGSCGPWLFGIARNLLLRAVRDRRLAMEASERMRLSLARSGATPGPEWVDGLEVDLLEALAGLPEGQRRAVELRVLDDQPYERVAAELGVSPGAARVRVSRGISQLRTSLDPHLGKDPS, encoded by the coding sequence GTGACACCGACAGACAGCTCGCTGCTCCGCTCGGCCGGCCACGACCCGGCGGCCTTCCGCGCGCTCTACGAGCGCTACGCCGAAGCCCTGCACGGCTTCTTCGTGCGCCGCACGGGGGAGCCGGACGCGGCGCTCGACCTCACCGCCGAGACGTTCGCGCAGGCGTGGACCCACCGGCACCGGTTCGACGACGTCCACGACGGCTCCTGCGGTCCGTGGCTGTTCGGCATCGCACGCAACCTGCTGCTGCGCGCGGTGCGCGACCGGCGGCTCGCGATGGAGGCGAGCGAGCGCATGCGGCTCTCGCTCGCCCGCTCCGGCGCGACGCCCGGGCCGGAGTGGGTCGACGGGCTCGAGGTCGACCTGCTCGAGGCCCTCGCGGGTCTGCCCGAGGGCCAGCGCCGCGCTGTCGAGCTCCGCGTCCTCGACGACCAGCCCTACGAGCGGGTCGCTGCCGAGCTCGGCGTCTCCCCAGGCGCTGCGAGGGTCCGCGTGTCGCGCGGGATCTCGCAGCTGCGTACGTCCCTCGACCCCCACCTCGGGAAGGACCCCTCATGA
- a CDS encoding TetR family transcriptional regulator: MTARERREQLLDIGRKLFADKGFEGTSVEEIAAQAGVSKPVVYEHFGGKEGLYAVVVDREVESLLRSMTNALTATERSRELLEQAALALLDYIESSSDGFRILVRDSPVASATGTFGSIMSDVGTQVEHIMVAEFKSRGFSEKFAPMYAQMLVGMVALTGQWWLDVRKPRKDEVAAHLVNLAWNGLSGLEAKPRLESR; the protein is encoded by the coding sequence ATGACCGCCCGCGAGCGCCGCGAGCAGCTGCTCGACATCGGGCGAAAGCTGTTCGCCGACAAGGGCTTCGAGGGCACCTCGGTCGAGGAGATCGCCGCCCAGGCCGGCGTCTCCAAGCCGGTCGTCTACGAGCACTTCGGCGGCAAGGAGGGGCTCTACGCCGTCGTGGTCGACCGCGAGGTCGAGAGCCTGCTGCGCTCGATGACCAACGCGCTGACCGCGACCGAACGCAGCCGCGAGCTGCTCGAGCAGGCCGCGCTGGCGCTGCTCGACTACATCGAGTCCTCGAGCGACGGGTTCCGCATCCTGGTGCGCGACTCCCCCGTGGCCTCGGCGACCGGCACCTTCGGCAGCATCATGAGCGACGTCGGCACCCAGGTCGAGCACATCATGGTGGCCGAGTTCAAGTCCCGCGGCTTCAGCGAGAAGTTCGCGCCGATGTACGCCCAGATGCTGGTCGGCATGGTGGCCCTGACCGGCCAGTGGTGGCTCGACGTGCGCAAGCCGCGCAAGGACGAGGTGGCCGCCCACCTGGTCAACCTGGCCTGGAACGGGCTCTCCGGCCTCGAGGCGAAGCCGCGGCTGGAGTCGCGCTGA
- a CDS encoding 50S ribosomal protein L25/general stress protein Ctc: MSEVRITAENRTEFGKGAARRTRRAHRVPAVVYGHGGAPRHISLPGHELMLALKTPNVLLDVDLEGESLLVLPKDVQRDPIRPVIEHVDLVVVNRGEKVTIEVAVHTTGSVAADALLVVDAQTVTVEAEATHIPTSVDVDVEGLPVGTQIHAKDLGLPEGTTFAGDPETLVINVVAQQSAAQLDADLASSEADLGIVHEEKSADAEADAADAAAPSEG; this comes from the coding sequence GTGTCCGAGGTCCGCATCACCGCCGAGAACCGCACCGAGTTCGGCAAGGGCGCCGCGCGCCGGACCCGTCGCGCGCACCGCGTCCCCGCCGTCGTCTACGGCCACGGCGGCGCCCCCCGCCACATCTCGCTCCCCGGCCACGAGCTGATGCTCGCGCTCAAGACGCCGAACGTCCTGCTCGACGTCGACCTCGAGGGCGAGTCGCTGCTGGTCCTGCCCAAGGACGTCCAGCGCGACCCGATCCGCCCGGTCATCGAGCACGTCGACCTCGTCGTCGTGAACCGCGGCGAGAAGGTCACCATCGAGGTCGCCGTGCACACCACCGGCTCCGTGGCCGCCGACGCCCTGCTGGTCGTCGACGCCCAGACCGTCACGGTCGAGGCCGAGGCCACGCACATCCCGACCTCGGTCGACGTCGACGTCGAGGGCCTGCCTGTCGGCACCCAGATCCACGCCAAGGACCTCGGCCTCCCCGAGGGCACCACCTTCGCCGGCGACCCCGAGACGCTGGTCATCAACGTCGTCGCGCAGCAGTCGGCCGCGCAGCTCGACGCCGACCTGGCCAGCTCGGAGGCCGACCTCGGCATCGTGCACGAGGAGAAGTCGGCCGACGCCGAGGCCGACGCGGCCGACGCCGCGGCACCGAGCGAGGGCTGA
- the glmU gene encoding bifunctional UDP-N-acetylglucosamine diphosphorylase/glucosamine-1-phosphate N-acetyltransferase GlmU produces MSVSSPVSEPPAVPVAAVSAVVVLAAGEGTRMRSRTPKVLHAAGGRPLLGSVLAAAQAVRPERVVVVVGAGREAVTAYLSQAAPTAEWVVQERQGGTGHAVRTALDTLPELTGTVVVTSGDTPLLQGATLERLVATHASSGASATVLSALLPDATGYGRVLRDETGAVTAIVEQRDATDEQLAVREINSGTYAFDAAALRGALARLSTDNAQGEEYLTDVLAILRADGLPVAAVAADDARDVAGVNDRVQLAEAEAVLRERVLLALMRSGVTVRDPASTWVEGSVRVEPDAVLLPGTRLHGSTTVATGAVVGPDATLVDTTVGEGAHVRNATCEGAEIGPGASVGPYTYLRPGTVLGRGAKAGGFVEMKSAVLGDEAKVPHLSYVGDAEIGEGANIGAATIFANYDGVAKHRSSVGPHARVGSDTVLVAPVSVGAGAYTAAGSVITEDVPAGAMGVARGRQRSVEGWVERRRAGSTSAEAAARARTADPRAADGAAAGTTDEGAPA; encoded by the coding sequence GTGTCTGTGTCGTCGCCTGTGTCCGAGCCGCCCGCCGTGCCCGTCGCCGCCGTGTCGGCGGTGGTGGTGCTCGCGGCCGGCGAGGGCACCCGCATGCGCTCGCGCACGCCGAAGGTCCTGCACGCCGCCGGCGGCCGCCCGCTGCTCGGCTCGGTGCTGGCCGCGGCGCAGGCCGTGCGGCCCGAGCGCGTGGTCGTGGTGGTGGGCGCCGGGCGCGAGGCGGTCACCGCGTACCTCTCGCAGGCCGCGCCGACCGCGGAGTGGGTGGTGCAGGAGCGCCAGGGCGGCACCGGCCACGCCGTCCGCACCGCGCTCGACACGCTGCCCGAGCTCACCGGCACCGTGGTGGTGACCAGCGGCGACACGCCTCTCCTCCAGGGCGCGACCCTCGAGCGGCTGGTCGCGACGCACGCCTCCTCGGGCGCCTCGGCGACCGTCCTGAGCGCGCTGCTGCCGGACGCCACGGGCTACGGCCGGGTGCTGCGCGACGAGACCGGTGCGGTCACCGCGATCGTCGAGCAGCGCGACGCCACCGACGAGCAGCTCGCGGTGCGCGAGATCAACAGCGGCACGTACGCCTTCGACGCCGCCGCGCTGCGCGGCGCCCTCGCGCGGCTGTCCACCGACAACGCGCAGGGCGAGGAGTACCTCACCGACGTCCTCGCGATCCTGCGCGCCGACGGGCTCCCCGTCGCCGCCGTCGCGGCGGACGACGCGCGCGACGTGGCGGGGGTCAACGACCGCGTGCAGCTGGCGGAGGCCGAGGCGGTGCTGCGCGAGCGCGTGCTGCTGGCGCTGATGCGCTCCGGGGTCACCGTGCGCGACCCCGCGAGCACCTGGGTGGAGGGCAGCGTGCGGGTCGAGCCGGACGCCGTGCTCCTGCCCGGCACGCGGCTGCACGGCTCGACCACCGTCGCGACCGGTGCGGTCGTCGGCCCCGACGCCACCCTGGTCGACACGACGGTCGGCGAGGGCGCGCACGTGCGCAACGCGACCTGCGAGGGCGCGGAGATCGGGCCCGGGGCGAGCGTCGGGCCCTACACCTACCTGCGCCCGGGCACGGTCCTCGGCCGCGGCGCGAAGGCCGGCGGGTTCGTCGAGATGAAGAGCGCGGTGCTCGGCGACGAGGCGAAGGTGCCGCACCTGTCCTACGTCGGCGACGCCGAGATCGGCGAGGGCGCCAACATCGGCGCGGCCACGATCTTCGCCAACTACGACGGCGTCGCGAAGCACCGCTCGAGCGTCGGGCCGCACGCCCGCGTGGGCAGCGACACCGTGCTCGTCGCGCCGGTCTCCGTGGGCGCCGGCGCCTACACCGCGGCCGGCTCGGTGATCACCGAGGACGTGCCCGCCGGCGCCATGGGCGTGGCGCGCGGGCGCCAGCGCAGCGTCGAGGGCTGGGTGGAGCGGCGACGGGCCGGCTCGACCAGCGCCGAGGCCGCCGCCCGCGCACGCACCGCAGACCCCCGAGCCGCAGACGGCGCGGCGGCCGGCACGACAGATGAGGGAGCACCCGCATGA
- a CDS encoding lipopolysaccharide biosynthesis protein, which translates to MAAVPPQQSLGKAAARGTGMTLATQAVRVLLQLCSVVLLARLLTPQDFGRIAMVVSVIGVADLLRDAGLSSAAVQAKTLSGAERTNLFWANLGLGVTAAAATAACEPLIVRGYGDPALGAIVFSLCGVFVISGANTQFRADLTRNLRFGSLALSDVGSQAAGIVVAIALAVAGAGFWAIVAQQVVSAVVQLSVNIWSTRWVPGWWQRGVPLRHFFRFGGGLLGTQAIYYATRNVDNVALGAYLGATELGIYSRAYQLLMMPLNMINAPMTNVALPVLSRVQHDDEVFASYLARVQLVACYLTATLFAVAAGVSEPLVTVLFGERWHEVAPIFAVLAVGGLFRAVSQIAYWIYLARGVPGAQFRLYLVTGPFVIAAILAGLPWGSIGVSIGHSIAYAALWVITLVHVGRVAKVESRPLLLNALRVMCMVSVPCGVGAWLGTLVPAPAFVQLVLGGCGALLALGGAWVLSRKVRSDTALVIGFARRAASR; encoded by the coding sequence GTGGCGGCGGTGCCGCCGCAGCAGTCGCTCGGCAAGGCCGCCGCCCGGGGCACCGGCATGACGCTGGCCACCCAGGCCGTACGCGTGCTGCTCCAGCTCTGCTCGGTCGTCCTGCTCGCGCGGCTGCTGACGCCGCAGGACTTCGGCCGCATCGCGATGGTCGTCTCGGTCATCGGCGTCGCCGACCTGCTCCGCGACGCCGGGCTCTCCTCCGCCGCCGTGCAGGCCAAGACCTTGTCGGGGGCCGAGCGCACGAACCTGTTCTGGGCAAACCTCGGGCTCGGCGTGACTGCGGCCGCGGCGACGGCCGCCTGCGAGCCGCTGATCGTGCGCGGCTACGGCGACCCGGCCCTCGGCGCCATCGTGTTCAGCCTGTGCGGCGTCTTCGTCATCAGCGGGGCCAACACCCAGTTCCGCGCCGACCTGACGCGCAACCTGCGCTTCGGCTCGCTCGCCCTCTCCGACGTCGGGTCGCAGGCCGCCGGCATCGTCGTCGCCATCGCGCTGGCCGTCGCGGGCGCCGGCTTCTGGGCCATCGTGGCCCAGCAGGTGGTCTCGGCCGTGGTCCAGCTCTCGGTCAACATCTGGTCGACGCGCTGGGTGCCCGGCTGGTGGCAGCGCGGCGTCCCGCTGCGCCACTTCTTCCGCTTCGGCGGCGGCCTGCTCGGGACCCAGGCCATCTACTACGCGACGCGCAACGTCGACAACGTGGCGCTGGGCGCCTACCTCGGCGCCACCGAGCTCGGCATCTACTCGCGGGCCTACCAGCTGCTGATGATGCCGCTCAACATGATCAACGCACCGATGACCAACGTCGCGCTGCCCGTGCTGTCGCGGGTCCAGCACGACGACGAGGTGTTCGCCAGCTACCTCGCGCGCGTGCAGCTCGTGGCGTGCTACCTCACCGCGACACTGTTCGCCGTGGCCGCCGGCGTCTCCGAGCCGCTGGTGACGGTGCTGTTCGGCGAGCGCTGGCACGAGGTCGCGCCGATCTTCGCCGTGCTCGCGGTCGGCGGGCTCTTCCGCGCGGTGTCGCAGATCGCCTACTGGATCTACCTCGCCCGCGGCGTCCCGGGCGCGCAGTTCCGGCTCTACCTGGTCACCGGCCCGTTCGTCATCGCCGCGATCCTGGCCGGACTGCCCTGGGGCTCGATCGGCGTGTCGATCGGGCACTCGATCGCCTACGCCGCCCTCTGGGTCATCACCCTCGTGCACGTCGGGCGCGTGGCGAAGGTCGAGAGCCGTCCGCTGCTGCTCAACGCGCTGCGCGTCATGTGCATGGTGTCCGTGCCGTGCGGAGTCGGCGCCTGGCTCGGCACGCTGGTGCCCGCGCCGGCGTTCGTGCAGCTGGTGCTCGGGGGGTGCGGCGCGCTGCTCGCGCTCGGCGGTGCCTGGGTCCTGTCCCGCAAGGTGCGCAGCGACACCGCTCTCGTCATCGGCTTCGCCCGGCGCGCCGCGTCCCGGTGA
- a CDS encoding MarR family winged helix-turn-helix transcriptional regulator, with protein MSAAGRDEVDRLLEAWLAQRPELDVSPLAVLSRVSRLSRHLDRERRAALDESGLEAWEFDVLAALRRAGEPLTPGQLVTQNLVSSGTMTHRISRLVERGLVERVPDAADGRSVRVLLTEGGTAAVDRAMSDLVARERALLAPLDEPARSALVAALRTLLLPLDD; from the coding sequence CTGAGCGCCGCCGGGCGCGACGAGGTCGACCGGCTGCTCGAGGCGTGGCTGGCCCAGCGCCCCGAGCTCGACGTCTCGCCGCTGGCGGTGCTGAGCCGGGTGTCGCGCCTCTCGCGCCACCTCGACCGCGAGCGGCGCGCCGCCCTCGACGAGTCCGGCCTCGAGGCCTGGGAGTTCGACGTGCTGGCCGCCCTGCGCCGGGCCGGCGAGCCGCTCACCCCGGGCCAGCTCGTCACGCAGAACCTCGTCAGCTCCGGCACCATGACCCACCGCATCAGCCGGCTGGTCGAGCGGGGACTGGTCGAGCGCGTACCCGACGCCGCCGACGGGCGGTCGGTGCGCGTGCTGCTCACCGAGGGCGGGACCGCGGCCGTCGACCGCGCGATGAGCGACCTGGTCGCCCGCGAGCGGGCGCTGCTCGCGCCCCTCGACGAGCCGGCGCGCAGCGCGCTGGTGGCGGCGCTGCGCACCCTGCTGCTGCCGCTCGACGACTAG
- a CDS encoding ribose-phosphate diphosphokinase translates to MSGMTTAGEKKMMLFSGRAHPELAAAVASQLGVDLVPTRAFDFANGEIFVRFEESVRGSEAFVIQSHTAPINQWIMEQLIMIDALKRASAKRITVVIPFYGYARQDKKHRGREPISARLMADLYKTAGADRLIVVDLHTAQIQGFFDGPVDHLFALSLLARHVGSRVDRSRLTIVSPDAGRVRVAERWTDTLNAPLAIIHKRRDPNIANEVKVAEVVGTVEGRVCVLVDDMIDTGGTIVKAADALFENGAAEVIVASTHGIFSGPAVDRLRSSRISEVVVTDTLPIPPERRFEKLTVLPIAPLLARAIQEVFNDGSVTSLFDGAA, encoded by the coding sequence ATGAGCGGCATGACCACGGCCGGCGAGAAGAAGATGATGCTCTTCTCCGGCCGGGCCCACCCCGAGCTCGCCGCGGCGGTGGCGAGCCAGCTGGGGGTCGACCTGGTGCCGACGCGGGCGTTCGACTTCGCCAACGGCGAGATCTTCGTGCGCTTCGAGGAGTCGGTGCGCGGCAGCGAGGCGTTCGTGATCCAGAGCCACACCGCGCCGATCAACCAGTGGATCATGGAGCAGCTGATCATGATCGACGCCCTGAAGCGGGCGTCGGCCAAGCGCATCACGGTCGTGATCCCGTTCTACGGCTACGCCCGCCAGGACAAGAAGCACCGCGGGCGCGAGCCGATCTCGGCCCGCCTGATGGCCGACCTCTACAAGACCGCGGGTGCCGACCGGCTGATCGTGGTGGACCTGCACACCGCGCAGATCCAGGGCTTCTTCGACGGCCCGGTCGACCACCTGTTCGCGCTCTCGCTGCTGGCGCGCCACGTCGGCAGCCGGGTCGACCGCAGCCGGCTCACGATCGTGAGCCCGGACGCTGGCCGCGTGCGCGTGGCCGAGCGCTGGACCGACACCCTCAACGCCCCGCTGGCGATCATCCACAAGCGCCGCGACCCGAACATCGCCAACGAGGTGAAGGTCGCCGAGGTCGTCGGCACGGTCGAGGGCCGCGTGTGCGTGCTGGTCGACGACATGATCGACACCGGCGGCACGATCGTGAAGGCTGCCGACGCGCTGTTCGAGAACGGCGCGGCCGAGGTCATCGTCGCCTCGACGCACGGCATCTTCTCCGGCCCGGCGGTCGACCGGCTGCGCAGCAGCCGGATCAGCGAGGTCGTCGTGACCGACACCCTGCCGATCCCGCCGGAGCGCCGCTTCGAGAAGCTCACCGTCCTGCCGATCGCGCCGCTGCTCGCGCGCGCGATCCAGGAGGTCTTCAACGACGGCTCGGTCACCAGCCTGTTCGACGGCGCGGCCTGA
- a CDS encoding sugar transferase, producing the protein MSISLNRAAAAVALLDVDLAGARVPALPRQRLRGWQRVQLASVLSADVVAVVASYALGRDLFARDPSFGTVRDLLALPAAWLVLAALNGAYDLRAMGTGVLDHKRVLNAGLHLVALVGLASTLPDAHSLREVLPLVAAAPVAVLVARHVCRMALSIARRRGLAVRRVLVIGEPSAAFPLASRLERTPSSGLQVVGVCSTAGIDRRAGREPGPGSERRRNAPPRVLGTLESAALLARREAVDVVAVAHSPGLSSEALRDLSWQLEESHVEMLVAPALVDVAGPRITVEPVAGLPLLHIAKPEFSTLRRVVKGTGDRVLALLGLLALSPLLLVVAVMVRRDSPGPVLFRQPRVGQGGHEFPMLKFRSMYVDAEARLEEVRVLNQHGEGPLFKSKDDPRVTRVGAFLRRWSIDELPQLINVLRGEMSLVGPRPPLPREVAAYDQPSIFRRLMVKPGLTGLWQVSGRADLSWQEAVRLDLYYVENWSPALDASILWRTLGAVTKGSGAY; encoded by the coding sequence GTGAGCATCTCGTTGAACCGCGCTGCCGCTGCGGTGGCACTGCTGGACGTCGACCTCGCGGGGGCGAGGGTGCCGGCGCTGCCGAGGCAGCGGCTGCGCGGCTGGCAGCGCGTCCAGCTGGCGAGCGTCCTGAGCGCCGACGTGGTGGCCGTCGTGGCCTCCTACGCGCTGGGCCGCGACCTGTTCGCCCGCGACCCGTCGTTCGGGACCGTGCGCGACCTGCTCGCGCTGCCGGCCGCCTGGCTCGTGCTCGCGGCGCTCAACGGCGCCTACGACCTGCGAGCGATGGGCACGGGCGTCCTCGACCACAAGCGGGTGCTCAACGCGGGGCTGCACCTCGTCGCGCTGGTCGGGCTCGCCTCGACGCTGCCCGACGCCCACAGCCTGCGCGAGGTGCTGCCGCTCGTGGCGGCGGCGCCGGTCGCGGTGCTGGTCGCGCGCCACGTCTGCCGCATGGCCCTCTCGATCGCGCGGCGGCGCGGCCTCGCGGTGCGCCGGGTGCTGGTGATCGGCGAGCCGTCGGCCGCGTTCCCGCTCGCCAGCCGGCTGGAGCGCACGCCCAGCTCGGGGCTGCAGGTCGTCGGCGTCTGCTCGACCGCCGGCATCGACCGCCGGGCCGGTCGCGAGCCGGGGCCCGGCTCCGAGCGGCGGCGCAACGCTCCCCCGCGGGTGCTCGGCACGCTCGAGAGCGCGGCGCTGCTCGCCCGCCGCGAGGCCGTCGACGTGGTGGCCGTGGCCCACTCGCCGGGGCTCAGCTCCGAGGCGCTGCGCGACCTGTCGTGGCAGCTCGAGGAGTCCCACGTCGAGATGCTCGTCGCGCCGGCGCTCGTCGACGTCGCGGGTCCCCGCATCACGGTCGAGCCCGTCGCCGGGCTCCCGCTCCTGCACATCGCCAAGCCCGAGTTCTCCACGCTGCGCCGGGTCGTCAAGGGCACCGGCGACCGGGTGCTCGCGCTGCTCGGCCTGCTCGCGCTGAGCCCGCTGCTGCTCGTGGTCGCCGTGATGGTGCGCCGCGACTCCCCCGGCCCGGTGCTCTTCCGCCAGCCGCGCGTGGGCCAGGGCGGCCACGAGTTCCCGATGCTGAAGTTCCGCTCCATGTACGTCGACGCGGAGGCCCGGCTCGAGGAGGTCCGCGTCCTCAACCAGCACGGCGAGGGTCCGCTGTTCAAGAGCAAGGACGACCCGCGCGTCACGCGCGTCGGCGCCTTCCTCCGCCGCTGGTCGATCGACGAGCTGCCGCAGCTGATCAACGTGCTGCGCGGCGAGATGTCGCTGGTGGGCCCGCGACCGCCGCTGCCGCGCGAGGTGGCCGCCTACGACCAGCCCTCGATCTTCCGCCGGCTCATGGTCAAGCCCGGGCTCACCGGCCTGTGGCAGGTCAGCGGCCGCGCCGACCTGTCGTGGCAGGAGGCGGTCCGTCTCGACCTCTACTACGTCGAGAACTGGTCGCCGGCGCTGGACGCCTCGATCCTGTGGCGCACGCTCGGAGCGGTCACCAAGGGCAGCGGCGCGTACTGA
- a CDS encoding acyl-CoA desaturase codes for MTASPLIDTRTDDALEHPETAFHGDDQKKVWEQIALGLFIGIPFVALVAAVPVAWGWGLGWSDIVIAVVMYFLSGFGITGGFHRYFTHGAFKAKRPLRIALAVIGSLAVEGPVIRWVADHRRHHKFSDKEGDPHSPWRYGETVPALLKGLYHAHMGWLFDVEQTNQRQYAPDLLKDKDIVRVSRWFPYIVITSLLLPAALGALVTWSWQGGLTAFFWASLVRIALLHHVTWSINSICHAIGERGFASRDRSGNVWWLAILSLGESWHNLHHADPTSARHGVDRGQVDITARTIWVFEKLGWAYDVRWPSTARVDSKRVVKA; via the coding sequence GTGACCGCTTCACCCCTGATCGACACCCGCACCGACGACGCGCTCGAGCACCCCGAGACCGCGTTCCACGGTGATGACCAGAAGAAGGTCTGGGAGCAGATCGCCCTCGGGCTGTTCATCGGCATCCCGTTCGTCGCGCTCGTCGCCGCGGTGCCCGTCGCCTGGGGCTGGGGGCTCGGCTGGTCCGACATCGTCATCGCGGTCGTCATGTACTTCCTGTCGGGCTTCGGCATCACCGGCGGCTTCCACCGCTACTTCACCCACGGCGCCTTCAAGGCCAAGCGTCCGCTGCGCATCGCGCTCGCGGTGATCGGCAGCCTGGCCGTCGAGGGCCCGGTCATCCGCTGGGTCGCCGACCACCGCCGCCACCACAAGTTCTCCGACAAGGAGGGCGACCCGCACTCGCCGTGGCGCTACGGCGAGACCGTGCCGGCGCTGCTCAAGGGCCTCTACCACGCCCACATGGGCTGGCTGTTCGACGTCGAGCAGACCAACCAGCGGCAGTACGCGCCCGACCTGCTCAAGGACAAGGACATCGTCCGCGTCTCGCGCTGGTTCCCCTACATCGTCATCACCTCGCTGCTGCTGCCGGCCGCCCTCGGCGCGCTCGTCACCTGGTCGTGGCAGGGCGGGCTGACCGCCTTCTTCTGGGCGAGCCTCGTGCGCATCGCGCTGCTCCACCACGTGACCTGGTCGATCAACTCGATCTGCCACGCGATCGGCGAGCGCGGCTTCGCGAGCCGTGACCGTTCGGGCAACGTCTGGTGGCTCGCGATCCTGTCGCTGGGCGAGTCGTGGCACAACCTGCACCACGCCGACCCGACCTCGGCCCGCCACGGCGTCGACCGCGGCCAGGTCGACATCACCGCCCGCACGATCTGGGTGTTCGAGAAGCTCGGCTGGGCCTACGACGTGCGCTGGCCCTCCACCGCCCGGGTCGACTCCAAGCGGGTCGTCAAGGCCTGA